A window from Drosophila miranda strain MSH22 chromosome Y unlocalized genomic scaffold, D.miranda_PacBio2.1 Contig_Y2_pilon, whole genome shotgun sequence encodes these proteins:
- the LOC117194183 gene encoding uncharacterized protein LOC117194183 isoform X2: MITRAMSKLRATDEMDEDNVEMGKVERETAQGEASNMEGAGPGTSKEAQSHGVVNVMMEMWRQMQEGQRANAMQMQQFQMEVLRMNQIQMEKKKILLRSLGISGRTTGEPGPQSTTAEPSVISDAVPSPRQPVPSQETQRKLYDLPEFNGAPEEWPMFNEAFTMTTAEYGYSDSQNLLRLQKAIKGKARETVECLLIHSSNVSNILETLKQNFGRPEKLVKSQISRVREFPSIREGRLEQLVEFKMKVQNLASFLEAANAHQQLKNPTLMEELILKLAVQQRMEWARHSKQLGDEKSNSHLSLWLQGLAEEVQDAGLVDDQTTFKPKKENSRLFHANDIGLVTMKACSACNGKHELENCNSFSQLELEKKWQHVRERKLCFNCLKYGHRSQKCRRHHQCGLDGCAKRIHRLLHAESVNQPGEEVKFTGTATHEASSMILFKILPVNLHVKIK; encoded by the coding sequence ATGATTACCAGAGCAATGAGCAAATTAAGGGCAACGGATGAAATGGACGAGGACAACGTTGAGATGGGAAAAGTGGAAAGAGAAACCGCGCAAGGTGAAGCCTCAAATATGGAGGGGGCCGGGCCCGGCACATCAAAAGAAGCCCAATCACATGGCGTTGTTAACGTTATGATGGAGATGTGGCGCCAAATGCAAGAAGGTCAGCGGGCCAATGCAATGCAAATGCAGCAGTTCCAAATGGAAGTTCTGCGGATGAATCAAATTCAAatggagaaaaaaaaaatccttCTGCGATCCCTTGGTATTAGTGGAAGGACAACTGGCGAGCCAGGACCACAATCAACCACGGCTGAGCCCTCAGTGATATCAGACGCAGTCCCATCACCAAGGCAACCGGTTCCTTCTCAGGAAACGCAAAGAAAATTGTACGATCTACCGGAGTTTAATGGTGCTCCCGAAGAGTGGCCAATGTTCAACGAAGCTTTCACTATGACCACTGCAGAGTACGGATACAGTGACAGTCAAAATTTGTTACGCCTCCAAAAGGCAATAAAGGGCAAGGCTAGGGAGACCGTTGAATGTTTGCTTATTCACAGTTCTAACGTTTCAAATATTTTAGAGACCCTTAAACAAAATTTTGGTAGACCGGAGAAACTCGTAAAAAGCCAGATTAGTCGCGTTAGAGAATTTCCGAGCATTCGCGAAGGGAGATTGGAACAATTAGTAGAGTTCAAAATGAAGGTACAAAACTTGGCTTCATTCTTAGAAGCAGCTAACGCACATCAGCAGTTAAAAAACCCAACATTAATGGAGGAGTTAATCTTAAAGTTGGCAGTGCAACAGAGAATGGAGTGGGCACGACATTCCAAGCAACTAGGAGATGAAAAATCGAACAGTCATTTAAGTCTATGGCTTCAGGGATTGGCCGAAGAAGTGCAAGACGCAGGATTGGTTGACGATCAGACGACGTTCAAGCCAAAGAAGGAAAACTCGAGACTATTCCATGCAAACGACATCGGACTTGTAACCATGAAGGCGTGCTCCGCCTGCAATGGGAAACACGAATTGGAAAACTGTAACTCATTTTCCCAGTTAGAACTTGAAAAAAAATGGCAGCATGTAAgggaaagaaaattatgcttcaattgcctaaagtaCGGCCATCGTAGTCAAAAATGTAGACGACATCACCAATGTGGACTTGATGGATGTGCCAAACGCATTCACCGTTTGCTCCATGCAGAATCAGTTAATCAACCAG
- the LOC108158582 gene encoding ubiquitin-fold modifier-conjugating enzyme 1 produces the protein MVDDSTRKTLSNIPLLQIRAGPREKDVWVQRLKEEYQAQIKYVENNTQSGSDWFRLESNKEGTKWFGKCWYMHNLLKYEFDVEFDIPVTYPTTAPEIALPELDGKTAKMYRGGKICLTDHFKPLWARNVPKFGIAHAMALGLAPWLAVEVPDLIEKGIITYKEK, from the exons ATGGTGGATGATAGCACTAGGAAAACACTGAGTAACATTCCACTGTTACAGATAAGAGCTGGTCCACGTGAGAAGGACGTTTGGGTGCAGAGGCTGAAAGAGGAATATCAGGCGCAGATTAAG TATGTGGAGAACAATACGCAGTCAGGCAGCGACTGGTTCCGGCTGGAGTCCAACAAGGAGGGCACCAAATGGTTTGGAAAGTGCTGGTACATGCACAACCTCCTAAAGTACGAATTCGATGTGGAGTTTGATATTCCAGTGACATATCCAACGACGGCACCCGAAATCGCCCTGCCCGAGTTGGATGGCAAGACGGCAAAGATGTATCGCGGCGGCAAAATTTGTCTAACAGATCACTTCAAGCCCCTATGGGCACGCAATGTTCCCAAATTTGGAATTGCCCATGCCATGGCTTTGGGA TTGGCTCCCTGGTTGGCTGTGGAGGTTCCAGACTTGATCGAAAAGGGCATCATCACATACAAGGAGAAATAG